A genome region from Populus alba chromosome 3, ASM523922v2, whole genome shotgun sequence includes the following:
- the LOC140955394 gene encoding uncharacterized protein — protein MKTNTHNPKTKPANPQTSWADRVRVSDSSTRFTLEPLSRQPVGHSLKITEQMLLENSSQWKRCMIGFFPGFKMPFHAVNSIASRAWRSYGLENVTTTSNGFIIFRFSTEDEMHTVLEKGPWMFGGKNIILQQWHPRFQFDKSKISTLPVWIRLHGLPFPLWSKQGLSLAASMVGRPLSCDELTYTCTRLEYARLCVEVDAALPFVRSFEIDSPLSIAPITVTVDYEWTPPRCEKCMVFGHSCAKPVPIVETTVTATEKPSTTSPHPQPHISTPHSPTTNTDTQPSPQPIEKSLAAVAGYPTTLLSPPHINPLPLLPTEETASPTDRDGYDSSQDSGNELLGLQHHHLNTLHATICLESKMDSLRTTSDTASTSQAISTEDSTSIHVNDHQVQSPPPTPATVKKKKGGRKKKEARGLYWNIWGLNSLQKQKTVHSWTQKHNLDIFGLLETKIATHNLATTVSNLAPSYWQYQSNVTSSSSCRILVGWNSNKLSLTCIHSSPQWLTCDVFQPDSTTPTRITFVYAFNTPSERLALWSYISHESSRNSNTPWIVLGDFNAIMHTDDKIGGDTRWPRHQDDFSSCIGQSALLQLPYAGLRYSWHNGQHGSNTIQKKLDWIFGNSSLLSKWPAAHATFHPRCISDHSSMVLHLHNQNRKRCTSFKFMNIWAKRDDFLDIVSSSWQIHVNGNPMYQFTTKLRHLKSALKQLHHQHTSDIPGRVAKAREEWFAAQHFLDDNPTSTEAQTTERHLASNYMKLCQDEESYYKQRCRVQWLQLGDQNTAFFHNSLVHRQSRNRIHKLVNEEGATITDPQAIGKLAVSYYERLLTATSTALSEDITSVYPNTISDASKITASLPITNEEIKAALFSIPDNKSPGPDGYNALFFKQSWSIIGNDFIAAVRYFFSYNLLPRCVNATRVALVPKVENPASMNDFRPISCCNVLYKCISKLIVIRLKAALAEVIGTSQSAFLPGRQISDAIHLTQELMHNYHLNTGPARCALKIDLRKAFDTVSWEYIIAGLTAIGIPQNMIHWITTCISTAHYTVSINGESHGFFKATRGIRQGDPLSPYLFVLAMEGLGGILHKAAQQTTFRHHWRCKPTNITHVCFADDLMLFCHADIDSIGVLKNSLDRFTNLSGLSINLAKSSMYLSGIDESLQHTFTNWIGIQQRTLPVRYLGIPLISTRLTNTNCIPLLERITARIKLWTSSSLTYAGRLQLIKSILFSIQVYWSSIFILPFSTLRKIESILSAFLWRGTSLTTSGAKVAWHSVCYPLKEGGLGIKKLKDWNKAATLKHIWRILTEPDSIWTTWIHAVLLRKKSFWQANIPSSPSWTWRKILQSREWCRGWFRAGIGDGSSTSLWFDYWLPEGKRLIDFLPLRTLTSTGLPWTATVSNIICRGQWHFPVGQPALQEIWDSITFQPSQSLADYCIWKGHTSGNFSIASAWELIRDTRPATNMYHLLWFKGHIPRQSFILWLACMGRLRTMDRLHSTGIITNNACILCGLYVETHEHLFFDCSFTGAVWHTINTRAKLQWPHTSWQDLLQWASTHYIQHNNIKHMIARLLLSTTIYFLWHERNNRVFSNQHRTAQTIVEEIYQLIRTHLTHMTNDYSIPDSDCAIWRLRNN, from the exons ATGAAAACCAATACTCACAACCCCAAAACCAAACCTGCCAATCCTCAAACCTCATGGGCTGACAGAGTTAGAGTCTCTGACTCTAGTACCAGATTCACTTTGGAGCCCCTTTCTAGGCAACCAGTAGGTCACAGCCTCAAGATCACGGAACAAATGCTGCTAGAAAATTCTTCACAGTGGAAACGGTGCATGATAGGCTTTTTCCCAGGGTTTAAAATGCCTTTCCATGCGGTTAACTCAATTGCATCCAGGGCATGGCGCTCATATGGTTTGGAGAATGTCACGACAACTTCCAATGGTTTCATCATATTTCGTTTCAGCACAGAAGATGAGATGCATACCGTGCTAGAAAAGGGGCCATGGATGTTTGGAGGGAAGAATATCATCCTTCAGCAATGGCACCCTCGTTTTCAGTTTGATAAAAGCAAAATCTCAACCCTCCCAGTATGGATCCGGCTCCATGGTTTGCCTTTTCCCTTGTGGTCAAAACAAGGACTAAGCTTGGCAGCAAGTATGGTTGGACGACCCCTTTCTTGTGATGAACTAACGTATACTTGTACCAGGCTTGAGTATGCAAGATTATGTGTTGAAGTTGATGCTGCCTTGCCTTTTGTCCGCAGCTTTGAAATCGACAGTCCACTATCAATTGCGCCAATTACAGTCACCGTTGATTATGAATGGACACCACCGCGTTGTGAAAAATGCATGGTTTTTGGACATTCATGTGCAAAACCAGTGCCAATTGTTGAGACCACTGTTACAGCAACTGAAAAACCTTCTACAACCTCTCCCCATCCGCAGCCACATATCTCTACTCCTCATTCCCCTACCACCAACACAGATACACAACCTAGCCCCCAACCTATTGAGAAAAGCCTTGCTGCAGTTGCTGGTTACCCAACTACTCTTTTATCCCCACCACACATAAATCCATTACCATTACTTCCCACAGAGGAAACGGCAAGCCCAACAGATAGGGATGGCTATGATTCAAGTCAAGATTCAGGTAATGAACTCCTTGGCCTTCAACATCATCATCTAAATACCTTGCATGCTACTATATGTCTTGAGAGTAAGATGGACTCTCTGCGTACTACTAGTGACACTGCTTCCACTAGTCAGGCTATTTCTACTGAGGATTCCACCTCTATACATGTGAATGATCATCAGGTTCAATCCCCGCCCCCTACCCCGGCTACTgttaagaagaagaaggggggAAGGAAAAAGAAGGAGGCCAGGGGCCTTTA CTGGAACATATGGGGACTCAACAgtctccaaaaacaaaaaaccgtCCATTCATGGacacaaaaacacaatttaGATATATTTGGTCTCTTGGAAACTAAGATTGCTACTCACAATTTAGCCACAACAGTATCCAACCTTGCACCTTCTTACTGGCAATATCAATCCAATGTcacttcctcttcttcttgccGTATTCTAGTTGGATGGAATTCCAACAAGCTCAGCCTCACCTGCATTCACTCAAGCCCTCAATGGTTAACCTGTGATGTTTTCCAACCAGACTCCACAACCCCAACCAGAATAACCTTTGTTTATGCTTTTAACACCCCATCCGAGAGGTTAGCTTTATGGAGTTACATCTCTCATGAAAGTTCCCGCAATTCTAATACTCCATGGATTGTACTAGGCGACTTTAATGCAATCATGCACACTGACGACAAAATAGGGGGTGACACAAGATGGCCCCGTCATCAAGATGACTTTAGCTCCTGTATTGGTCAATCAGCACTCTTGCAATTACCATATGCAGGTTTAAGATACTCATGGCATAATGGCCAACATGGAAGCAACACTATCCAAAAAAAACTTGACTGGATCTTTGGTAATTCCAGCTTGCTCTCTAAATGGCCTGCAGCTCATGCAACATTTCATCCCCGATGTATTTCTGACCACAGCTCAATGGTTCTTCACTTGCACAATCAAAACCGCAAGCGGTGCACTTCCTTTAAATTCATGAATATATGGGCAAAACGAGATGACTTCCTGGATATAGTCAGCTCCTCCTGGCAGATACATGTTAATGGGAACCCAATGTATCAATTCACTACTAAGCTACGCCACCTCAAGTCAGCCCTTAAGCAGCTTCACCATCAACATACAAGTGACATCCCTGGCAGAGTGGCAAAAGCAAGAGAGGAATGGTTTGCTGCTCAACACTTTCTTGATGACAATCCAACATCTACTGAAGCTCAGACTACTGAACGACACCTAGCTAGCAACTACATGAAGCTCTGTCAAGATGAGGAATCTTATTACAAGCAACGGTGCAGGGTCCAATGGTTACAGCTAGGAGATCAGAATACAGCTTTCTTTCACAATTCTTTGGTGCATCGCCAATCAAGAAATCGAATTCATAAGCTAGTAAATGAGGAAGGTGCTACCATCACTGATCCACAAGCAATTGGGAAACTTGCAGTCTCATATTATGAACGCCTACTCACAGCCACATCTACTGCTTTATCTGAAGACATCACCAGCGTATACCCCAACACTATTTCAGATGCTTCAAAAATTACTGCCAGCCTTCCGATTACCAATGAAGAAATTAAGGCTGCTTTGTTTTCCATTCCTGATAACAAATCCCCTGGCCCCGATGGATACAATGCCCTCTTCTTCAAACAGAGTTGGAGTATAATAGGGAATGATTTTATTGCTGCAGTCAGGTACTTCTTCTCCTATAATTTGCTTCCACGCTGTGTTAATGCTACTCGTGTAGCACTCGTCCCAAAGGTAGAAAACCCTGCAAGTATGAATGATTTTAGACCCATCTCCTGTTGCAATGTGCTCTACAAATGCATATCCAAGTTAATTGTTATCAGGTTAAAAGCAGCATTGGCAGAAGTGATCGGTACATCACAATCTGCCTTTCTACCTGGCCGCCAAATTTCTGATGCAATTCACCTTACTCAAGAGTTAATGCATAACTACCACCTCAACACAGGACCAGCCCGATGTGCtttaaaaattgatctaaggAAAGCCTTTGATACTGTCAGCTGGGAGTATATTATAGCAGGACTTACTGCTATTGGCATTCCGCAGAACATGATTCACTGGATCACCACTTGCATATCTACAGCTCACTACACTGTTAGCATCAATGGAGAATCACATGGCTTCTTCAAAGCCACTAGGGGCATTCGGCAAGGAGATCCACTATCCCCTTACCTCTTTGTGTTGGCCATGGAAGGCCTAGGAGGCATCCTGCACAAAGCAGCTCAGCAAACTACATTTCGGCATCATTGGCGTTGTAAGCCAACCAATATCACTCACGTTTGTTTTGCAGATGACCTCATGCTATTTTGTCATGCTGATATTGACTCAATTGGTGTGCTGAAGAATAGCTTAGACCGCTTCACCAACCTTTCAGGTCTCTCAATCAATCTAGCTAAGAGTTCCATGTATCTCTCAGGCATTGATGAGAGTCTGCAGCACACATTTACAAACTGGATTGGTATACAGCAACGCACCCTCCCTGTGCGCTATCTTGGCATTCCATTAATTTCCACCAGGCTCACCAACACGAATTGCATTCCCCTCTTGGAGAGAATCACTGCCAGAATTAAACTATGGACTTCCTCTTCTCTCACATATGCTGGTCGTCTACAACTCATCAAGTCCATCCTTTTCTCTATACAGGTCTACTGGTCGTCTATATTTATCTTGCCATTCTCCACCCTAAGAAAGATTGAAAGCATTTTATCAGCTTTCTTATGGCGGGGGACATCTTTAACTACTTCAGGCGCCAAGGTTGCTTGGCATTCTGTATGCTACCCCTTGAAAGAAGGTGGCCTCGgcataaagaaattaaaagactGGAATAAGGCTGCAACATTAAAGCATATATGGCGTATTCTCACAGAACCGGATTCAATATGGACAACCTGGATACATGCAGTGCTGTTACGAAAGAAATCATTTTGGCAAGCCAATATTCCTTCATCTCCTTCTTGGACTTGGCGAAAGATACTGCAAAGCAGGGAATGGTGTAGAGGATGGTTCAGAGCAGGCATAGGTGATGGCTCATCAACTTCTCTGTGGTTTGACTACTGGCTACCTGAAGGGAAGAGATTAATTGACTTTCTTCCATTGCGCACACTCACATCAACTGGCTTACCCTGGACAGCAACGGTTTCTAATATAATATGCAGAGGACAATGGCATTTTCCTGTTGGACAGCCTGCACTGCAAGAAATATGGGATTCCATCACTTTTCAACCTAGCCAATCCTTAGCAGACTATTGCATTTGGAAGGGTCACACGTCTGGCAACTTCTCTATTGCATCTGCATGGGAACTTATTCGGGATACCAGACCAGCAACCAACATGTATCACCTCCTCTGGTTTAAAGGCCACATTCCACGTCAATCCTTCATCCTATGGCTAGCATGCATGGGTCGGTTGCGTACAATGGATAGGCTCCACTCAACAGGGATCATCACAAACAATGCATGCATTCTCTGTGGCCTTTATGTGGAAACACATGAACACCTATTCTTTGATTGCAGCTTCACAGGTGCAGTTTGGCATACCATCAACACACGGGCCAAATTGCAATGGCCACACACCTCCTGGCAGGACCTTCTTCAATGGGCATCTACACATTACATACAACATAATAACATCAAGCACATGATTGCTCGCCTCCTCTTATCAACCACGATATACTTCCTTTGGCATGAAAGGAACAATCGGGTTTTTAGCAACCAGCACCGAACTGCACAGACAATTGTGGAGGAAATCTATCAGCTAATTCGAACACATCTTACACACATGACTAATGACTACAGTATCCCTGACTCTGATTGTGCTATATGGAGATTGAGGAACAACTAA